From a single Erpetoichthys calabaricus chromosome 1, fErpCal1.3, whole genome shotgun sequence genomic region:
- the nrm gene encoding nurim: MAPTGIGGVCLAFIALCNFVFVFGTGVEFVRFISFRAIYHNNHGVAPQSKEESSREWGESLRDPKVFGPLTQDFFLLLLFVVQHSLLASASVKRWCQAIFGVLQRAFYVFTTSLALQVVIRYWQPVQNAPLLWNASTAPWDTWVPLLCFILHFICWLIIFSIVLIFDYPELMGIKQVYYHCLGLEDPLSLKSPRAQRLYAHLRHPVYLELCVVLWIVPSLSLDRVLLATMLTLYLSCGHSLDNLDYAYLRAQLHNKLDLFTRQEMGGEVSELNGAQTDESRSTFHKAD, from the exons ATGGCTCCGACGGGCATAGGTGGCGTGTGCTTGGCATTTATCGCTTTGTGcaactttgtttttgtcttcGGAACGGGTGTGGAGTTTGTCCGTTTTATCTCGTTTCGGGCGATTTATCACAATAACCACGGCGTGGCTCCACAGAGTAAAG AGGAGTCTTCACGGGAGTGGGGAGAGTCGCTCCGTGACCCCAAAGTATTCGGACCTCTCACTCAGGATTTTTTCCTGCTCCTGCTATTTGTTGTCCAGCACAGCCTTCTTGCTTCAGCATCTGTCAAGAGATGGTGCCAAGCTATCTTTGGAGTACTACAGCGAGCCTTCTATGTATTCACCACTTCCTTGGCATTACAG GTGGTGATAAGGTACTGGCAGCCAGTACAAAATGCTCCTTTGCTGTGGAATGCCAGTACTGCTCCATGGGACACATGGGTACCTCTCTTGTGCTTTATCCTGCACTTCATATGCTGGCTGATTATCTTCAGCATTGTCCTCATTTTTGACTACCCAGAGCTAATGGGCATCAAGCAG GTGTATTACCACTGTCTAGGATTAGAGGATCCCCTTTCCCTAAAGTCTCCCCGTGCTCAGAGACTCTATGCACACCTCCGCCACCCTGTTTATCTAGAACTCTGTGTGGTATTGTGGATTGTTCCAAGTCTGTCACTGGACCGTGTGCTACTGGCAACAATGTTGACACTCTACCTCAGTTGTGGCCATTCACTGGATAACCTAGACTATGCCTACCTACGTGCCCAGTtgcacaacaagctggacctctTCACCCGTCAGGAGATGGGTGGAGAGGTCAGCGAACTCAATGGTGCCCAAACAGATGAATCCAGAAGTACTTTTCACAAGGCGGACTGA